AAGCGCTCGGACATCGGCGGACCGCTCGCGGGGATGGGCATCTGGACCTGGCCGGACCGGGTCCCCCCTCCTGAATCCCTGCATTTCGACCGCGCACGCGTGGCGGTGATCGCCTACGGTGCGCCCGGTCGGCGCATTGCCACGGAGATTCTCCGCCGTGGCGGTACACCCATCCTGCTGGGCGCGGCGTGGTTCGTCGCGCAGGCCCGGCGCCAACGAGAACTCTGGGAGACCGCGACATGAACACCTTTGGCGTCCTCTTTCGTATGACCACCTTCGGCGAGAGCCACGGCCCGGCCCTCGGCACGGTCATCGATGGGTGCCCAGCGGGCGTGCCGCTGACGACCGCCATGATTCAGGCCGCGCTCGACCGGCGCCGCCCAGGCCAGTCCGCCATCACCACGGCGCGCGCCGAGCCGGACCAGGTGGAGATCCTCTCGGGCGTCTTCGAGGACAAGACGCTGGGCACGCCGCTGGCGGCCATCGTCCGCAACACCAACCAGCGCTCGGGCGACTACGAGAAGCTGAAGACACAGGATCGGCCCGGCCACGCGGACGCCGTGTGGCGCGAGCGCTACAAGCACCGGGACCACCGGGGCGGCGGGCGCACGAGCGGACGCGAGACGCTCTGCCGCGTCATCGGCGGCACGGTGGCCGAGGCGTACCTCGCTCGGGACTTGCCCAAGGTGAGCACCGTCGCCTGGGTGTCCCAGGTGGGCAACCTCATCGCCGAGGTGCCCCCGCCGGGGCTCACGCGCGCCCAGGTGGATGAGCACCCCACGCGCTGCGCGGACCGGGCCCTGCGCGAGGCGATGTCCCAGCGCATCCTCGAGGCCAAGGAGGCCGGCGACAGCCTGGGAGGCTCCATCGACATCCGCGTCGAGGGGCTGCCCGTGGGGCTGGGAGAGCCCATCTTCGGCAAGCTCAAGGCCTCGATCGCCCAGGCCCTGGGCAGCGTCGGCGCCATCACGGGCGTGGTCTGGGGGCCTCCGGATCTGCTCGCGCGCATCGAGCAGCCCGGCAGCGTCTTTCACTCCCGCAAGGACACCTACGGCGGCATCCAGGGGGGGCTGGCCAACGGCGAGCCCATGCAACTGCGCGCCTTCTTCAAGCCGCCCGCCACGCTCGCGGAGCACGCCAAGGGCGGACGCCATGACCCGTGCATCATGCCGCGCGCGGTGCCCGTCCTGGAGAGCATGGTGTCGCTGGTCATCGCCGACCTCGTCCTCCAAATGAACGCGCGCCCGCATACCTTATGAGTACACCCCCGCTTCCCCCTGGTTCCTACCGCCCCGCCACCGATCGCTGGGGCTCCTTCTCGAAGCTCGCCGCACGGCTGCCCGAAGGGAGCCTGGCCGTGGTGGACCGCACCGTGGCGCGGCTCCATCCGGGCCTCGTCCCCGCGCTGGAGGCGCGGCGCCCCCGCGCCATCGTGCAGATCACCGGCGGGGAGCGGGCCAAGAACTTCGCCTCGCTGGAGAAGGTGCTGACCGGCGGGCTCGCCCTGCCCCGCTCCGGAACGCTGGTGGTCATCGGCGGAGGCACCCTGGGGGATGTGGCCACGGTGGCCGCGCACCTGCTCAAGCGCGGCGTGAGGCTGGTGCAGGTGCCCACCACCCTGCTGGCCGCGGTGGACAGCAGCCTCGGCGGCAAGGGGGCGGTGGATCTCCTGGCGCGCGGGCGCGTGGTGAAGAACCCAGTGGGCGTCTTCCACTACGCGGACGAGGCGTGGATCTGCCCCGAGTTCTTCGCCTCGCTGTCCGATGCCCAGCACCGGGAAGGGGCCATCGAGGCCTGGAAGATGGTGGCCTGCCTCGACGCGCGCCTCTTCCGGAAATACACGCGGCAGCCGCCTCCGCTCGACCGGCTGGTGAAGGACGCCCGCAGGCTCAAGGAGAGCATCTGCGCGCAGGACCCCTACGAGCAGAGCGGCCTGCGGCGCGTGCTCAACTTCGGCCACAGCTTCGGCCACGTGCTGGAGAGCCTGTCGCGCTTCAAGCTGTCCCACGGGGACGCGGTGGGCCTGGGCATGCGCTGCGCGCTGGACGTGGGGCGGCGCCTGGGCGTCACCCCCGAGCCGGTGGCGCTCCAGGTCGAACAGGCGCTGGAGCAGGGCCCCGGCGTGCTCGGCCGGGACCGGATCGCCGCCCTGGTGCAGCGCGCGTCCTTGAAGGATGTGGTGACCCTGCTCGCCGCCGACAAGAAAGCGGGGAAATCGGGCGAGCTGCGCATGGTGTTGCTCACCGGCATCGGCGCCTTCGACATCCGGGACGTCTCCGAGGCCGAATGGCGTCAGCTCTGGCCCGCCTGGAAGAAGGGAATCCGCCCATGAGCCAGCTTCACATCGATCCCAGCCACCTCACCGCCGCGCGCCTCACCCCGCCCGTCTCCAAGTCCGACGCCCAGCGGGCGCTGGTGCTCGCGCACCTCACCGGCCACTGGCCCCTGAGCTCGCTCCAGTCCGAGCCCGAGGCCGACCTGCCCGCGGACGTGCGCGTCCTCAAGCGCGGCGTGGAGGCCTTGCGCCTGCCGCCCGGCCCTCTGCGCGATGTGGACTGCGCGGATGGAGGCGCCCCGTTCCGCATCCTCGTCACCCAGGCCGCGGTGACGCCGGGCGCCCGGGTGCGCTTCACCGGCACCCCGCGCCTGGGCGAGCGTCCCCACGGCGCGCTCTTCACGTCCCTCCGCGAAGCGCTCGGCCCCCAGGGCCTCACCCTCACCGAGGGCAAGCCCTGGCCCGTGGAGCTCCACGCCCCCGAGGCCACCCGCGACCCGGTCTTCCGCGTCCCGGGCGACCAGAGCAGCCAGTACGCCTCCAGCCTCCTGCTGGGCAGCGCGGCGCTCTTCCTGCGCGAGAAACGCCCCTGGAGCGTGGAAATCCTGGGCACCTTGACGAGCGCCGGTTACCTGGAGCTGACGCTCACCTGGCTGCGGCGCTTCGGCTTCACCGTGACGGAGAGCGCTTCCCGGTTCACGGTGACCGCCTACCAGCCCCCCCAGAGCGCCCCCGCCCTGCCCGGCGACTGGTCCTCCCTGGGGTACCTGCTGCTCATCGCGTGGCGCACGGGCGGCAGCGTGGAGCGCGCGGACCCCGCCAACGCCCACCCCGATCAAGCCATTCTCCGGCTGGTACAGCCCGCGGGCCTGAGCCCCGTGACGGGCCCGGACCTCACGATGCGCCTGGAGGGCAAGGCCCGGGCGGGCCTGGTGGCCTCGGGCAAGGAGTGCCCGGACCTGCTCCCCACGCTCGCGGCCCTCGGATGTGTGCTGCCAGCCCCCTCCACCCTGACCGATGTAGGCATCCTTCGCGTGAAGGAGAGCGACCGGCTGGAGGGCATCCGCACCCTGGTGGAGGCCTATGGCGGACGCACCACGCTGGAGGGCGAGACGCTCACCCTCACGCCTCCCTCCGCTCCGCCCGCACACTTCTCGATGAATAGCCATGGGGACCACCGGCTCGCCATGGTTTCCGCAACCCTCTCGGTCCTGTCGGGCGCGCGCCTGACCCTGACCGGGCCTGAATGCGTGGAGAAGAGCTTTCCCGGCTTCTGGCGGCAAATGGAGCGCACGGGCGTCCGGCTGTCTGAGTGAGCCCTCGTGTTCGCAAGTGTCACAGGGAGGCGGAGGGCGATCTTTTTTGTTGAAAGCGCTCTGCTCCCTGTGAAATCTCCCGCCCATGCCCAAGGACACGCTGACCATCACGGACAACCGAACCGGGAAGACCTATGAGGTTCCGGTCGAGAACGGGTGCATTCGCACCACCTCCCTCCGGCAGATCAAGGTAGGTGACGATGACTTCGGCCTGATGGGATACGACCCAGCGTTCCTGAACACGGCCAACTGTAAGAGCGCCATCACCTATATCGATGGCGACAAGGGCATTCTGGAGTACCGGGGCTACCCCATCGAGCAGCTGGCCGAGAAGTCCTCGTTCCTCGAGGTGGCCCACCTGCTGATCAACGGCGAGCTGCCCAACCCCAAGGAGCTGGAGCAGTTCACCCACCTCGTGACGCACCACACGTACGTGCACGAGAACATCAAGGCGTTCATGGATGGGTTCCGCTACGACGCGCACCCCATGTCCATGCTGGCCTCCACGGTGGCGGCGCTGTCGAGCTTCTACCCGGACGCCAAGAGCATCAAGGACGAGCAGAGCCGCAGCATCCAGATCACCCGGCTCATCGCCAAGATGCCCACGATCGCGGCCTTCTCGTTCCGCCACAGCATGGGGCTGCCGTACATCTACCCGGACAATGACTTGTCCTACGTCGCCAACTTCCTGGCGATGATCCGGCGCATCGGCACCGCCACGTACAAGGCGCACCCGACGCTGGAGCACGCGCTGGACGTGCTCTTCATCCTGCACGCGGACCACGAGCAGAACTGCTCCACCACCTCCGTGCGCACGGTGGGCTCGTCCGAGGTGGACCCCTACTCGGCGGTCAGCGCGGGCATCGGCGCGCTCTATGGCCCGCTGCACGGCGGCGCCAACGAGGCGGTGCTGCGCATGCTGCGCGAGATCGGCCACGTCTCGAAGATCCCCGAGTTCATCAAGTCGGTGAAGAGCGGCGAGGGCGAGAAGAAGCTGATGGGCTTCGGCCACCGCGTCTACAAGTCGTATGACCCCCGCGCCAAGGTCATCAAGCGCGTGGCGGACGAGGTGTTCGAGGTGACGGGCAAGAACCCGCTGCTCGACATCGCCCTGGAGCTCGAGCGGATCGCCCTCCAGGACGAGTACTTCGTCAAGCGCAAGCTCTACCCGAACGTCGACTTCTACTCGGGCCTCATCTACGAGGCGATGGGCTTCCCCGTGGAGATGTTCCCGGTGCTCTTCGCCATCCCGCGCACGGTGGGCTGGTGCGCGCAGTGGGAGGAGATGGTGAAGGACCCGGAGCAGAAGATCGCCCGGCCGCGGCAGGTGTTCGTCGGCTCCAAGCGCCGCGACTACATCCCCATGGACAAGCGCGCCGCCAAGTAGTCCCCGCGCTCCCGCACACCCAGCGTTTCCACCGAGGGCGAGGGACTCCAGGTCCCCCGCCCTTCGTGTTTCAGGCGGAGGACTCGGCGCCGGCGCCCTCGGCATAGAGGGATTCGATGAGGGCGGAGTGCTTCTGCTCCACCGCCTGACGGCGCACCTTGAGGGTGGGCGTCATCTCCCCGGACTCCACGGAGAAGTCCTCCGGGAGGATGGCGATGCGCTTGATGGTCTCGAAGCGGGACAGCTTCGGGTTCACCTCCCGCGCCACGGCCTGCTCCAGGTACTGGTGCAGGCGCGGCTCGGCCGCCAGCGCGCCGGGCTCCTCCGGCCACCCCTGCTCCCGCGCCAAGGTGCGCGCAGCCCTCGGGTCCAGCGTCAGCAGCGCCACCAGGTACTTGCGCCGCTCGCCGATGACGACCGCGTGAGAGACCGGGGCCACCGTCTTGAGCAAGGCCTCGATGTTGGCCGGCGCGGTCTTCTTGCCGCCCGAGGTGACGATGATCTCCTTCTTCCGGCCGGTGATGTGGGTGAAGCCCTCCGCGTCCAGGACGCCGATGTCGCCGGTGTGCAGCCACCCGTCCGTCAGCAGCTCCGC
This genomic window from Stigmatella ashevillena contains:
- a CDS encoding 3-dehydroquinate synthase — translated: MSTPPLPPGSYRPATDRWGSFSKLAARLPEGSLAVVDRTVARLHPGLVPALEARRPRAIVQITGGERAKNFASLEKVLTGGLALPRSGTLVVIGGGTLGDVATVAAHLLKRGVRLVQVPTTLLAAVDSSLGGKGAVDLLARGRVVKNPVGVFHYADEAWICPEFFASLSDAQHREGAIEAWKMVACLDARLFRKYTRQPPPLDRLVKDARRLKESICAQDPYEQSGLRRVLNFGHSFGHVLESLSRFKLSHGDAVGLGMRCALDVGRRLGVTPEPVALQVEQALEQGPGVLGRDRIAALVQRASLKDVVTLLAADKKAGKSGELRMVLLTGIGAFDIRDVSEAEWRQLWPAWKKGIRP
- a CDS encoding citrate synthase; this encodes MPKDTLTITDNRTGKTYEVPVENGCIRTTSLRQIKVGDDDFGLMGYDPAFLNTANCKSAITYIDGDKGILEYRGYPIEQLAEKSSFLEVAHLLINGELPNPKELEQFTHLVTHHTYVHENIKAFMDGFRYDAHPMSMLASTVAALSSFYPDAKSIKDEQSRSIQITRLIAKMPTIAAFSFRHSMGLPYIYPDNDLSYVANFLAMIRRIGTATYKAHPTLEHALDVLFILHADHEQNCSTTSVRTVGSSEVDPYSAVSAGIGALYGPLHGGANEAVLRMLREIGHVSKIPEFIKSVKSGEGEKKLMGFGHRVYKSYDPRAKVIKRVADEVFEVTGKNPLLDIALELERIALQDEYFVKRKLYPNVDFYSGLIYEAMGFPVEMFPVLFAIPRTVGWCAQWEEMVKDPEQKIARPRQVFVGSKRRDYIPMDKRAAK
- the aroC gene encoding chorismate synthase, whose protein sequence is MNTFGVLFRMTTFGESHGPALGTVIDGCPAGVPLTTAMIQAALDRRRPGQSAITTARAEPDQVEILSGVFEDKTLGTPLAAIVRNTNQRSGDYEKLKTQDRPGHADAVWRERYKHRDHRGGGRTSGRETLCRVIGGTVAEAYLARDLPKVSTVAWVSQVGNLIAEVPPPGLTRAQVDEHPTRCADRALREAMSQRILEAKEAGDSLGGSIDIRVEGLPVGLGEPIFGKLKASIAQALGSVGAITGVVWGPPDLLARIEQPGSVFHSRKDTYGGIQGGLANGEPMQLRAFFKPPATLAEHAKGGRHDPCIMPRAVPVLESMVSLVIADLVLQMNARPHTL
- a CDS encoding 3-phosphoshikimate 1-carboxyvinyltransferase; protein product: MSQLHIDPSHLTAARLTPPVSKSDAQRALVLAHLTGHWPLSSLQSEPEADLPADVRVLKRGVEALRLPPGPLRDVDCADGGAPFRILVTQAAVTPGARVRFTGTPRLGERPHGALFTSLREALGPQGLTLTEGKPWPVELHAPEATRDPVFRVPGDQSSQYASSLLLGSAALFLREKRPWSVEILGTLTSAGYLELTLTWLRRFGFTVTESASRFTVTAYQPPQSAPALPGDWSSLGYLLLIAWRTGGSVERADPANAHPDQAILRLVQPAGLSPVTGPDLTMRLEGKARAGLVASGKECPDLLPTLAALGCVLPAPSTLTDVGILRVKESDRLEGIRTLVEAYGGRTTLEGETLTLTPPSAPPAHFSMNSHGDHRLAMVSATLSVLSGARLTLTGPECVEKSFPGFWRQMERTGVRLSE